One Campylobacterota bacterium DNA segment encodes these proteins:
- a CDS encoding aspartate carbamoyltransferase catalytic subunit translates to MRHLIRTDDFSTEQIESVLHDAEHYLGGRFDPILREKIIITLFFENSTRTKSSFEIAAKRLGAEVIHLDVQKSSTKKGETLVDTAMNLDAMGPHAMIVRHAHAGVPNILAQHTAASIINAGDGAHAHPTQALLDLFTLKRHFGNLKGKKIAIVGDIKNSRVANSNIELLTRFGMEITLVAPPHFLPETGLNTTHNLRGVVDNVDAIMSLRTQTERHSHQTYGSLKDYASDFCITRELIGDRDLILLHPGPVHRNIDIDDAMLKDPRCKVLEQVKNGVAIRMAVLKALIA, encoded by the coding sequence ATGCGCCATTTGATACGAACCGACGATTTTTCGACCGAACAGATCGAGTCTGTCCTGCACGACGCGGAACACTATCTGGGAGGGCGGTTCGATCCGATCCTGCGCGAGAAGATCATTATCACCCTCTTTTTTGAAAATTCCACCCGTACGAAAAGCTCTTTTGAAATCGCCGCCAAACGGCTCGGTGCCGAAGTAATCCACCTCGATGTCCAGAAAAGTTCGACGAAAAAAGGGGAGACCCTCGTCGACACCGCTATGAACCTCGATGCGATGGGACCTCATGCCATGATCGTCCGCCATGCGCATGCGGGGGTTCCGAACATCCTTGCGCAACACACGGCCGCTTCGATTATCAACGCCGGAGACGGCGCACACGCACACCCGACACAAGCGTTACTTGATCTTTTTACCCTGAAACGCCATTTCGGAAATCTCAAAGGAAAAAAAATCGCCATTGTCGGCGACATCAAAAATTCCCGCGTCGCCAACAGCAACATTGAACTGCTCACGCGGTTCGGTATGGAGATCACGCTGGTGGCACCGCCTCACTTTCTTCCCGAAACGGGATTGAACACAACCCACAACCTTCGCGGAGTTGTGGACAACGTCGATGCGATCATGAGCCTACGGACGCAAACCGAGCGCCATTCTCATCAAACATACGGTTCACTGAAGGATTACGCCAGCGATTTTTGCATTACCCGGGAACTGATCGGCGATCGCGATCTTATTCTCCTCCACCCCGGACCGGTCCACCGGAACATCGACATCGACGATGCCATGCTCAAAGACCCGCGCTGTAAAGTCCTCGAGCAGGTCAAAAACGGCGTTGCGATCCGCATGGCCGTCCTCAAGGCGCTAATCGCCTGA
- the bioD gene encoding dethiobiotin synthase → MAKRIFVTATNTDIGKTYTTRLLIDAYSRMGLRVGVFKPIETGVRDIPQDGKALWDAACIHNPPLRSLSLEEIVPLRFPLPAAPYVAGGAQPIPLEQLDAAFAKIESLCDIVLIEGAGGLFVPIDRETMMIDLPRRFDAVTLLVTHCRLGCINDTLLNLKALEEARLPHVWGFNCRDEDYSFEQTSLPYFADRFDKLYVIGRDIDAIARALLDTIA, encoded by the coding sequence TTGGCCAAACGAATCTTTGTTACCGCCACCAACACCGACATCGGCAAAACCTATACTACCCGGCTATTAATCGACGCCTACAGCCGCATGGGTCTTCGTGTAGGGGTATTCAAGCCGATTGAAACGGGTGTAAGGGATATTCCCCAGGACGGCAAAGCGCTGTGGGATGCGGCATGCATCCATAATCCGCCGCTTCGTTCGCTCAGCCTCGAAGAGATCGTTCCTCTCCGGTTCCCGCTCCCGGCCGCCCCATACGTCGCCGGCGGCGCGCAACCGATCCCGTTGGAGCAGCTCGACGCCGCATTCGCAAAAATCGAATCCCTCTGCGACATCGTTCTCATCGAGGGGGCCGGAGGGCTGTTTGTTCCGATCGATCGGGAAACGATGATGATCGATCTACCGCGCCGTTTCGATGCCGTGACCTTGTTGGTAACCCACTGCCGGCTGGGATGCATCAACGACACTCTGCTCAATCTCAAAGCGCTTGAAGAAGCACGCCTTCCCCATGTCTGGGGATTCAACTGCCGCGACGAGGATTACTCTTTTGAGCAAACGTCGCTTCCCTATTTTGCCGATCGTTTCGACAAGCTATACGTTATAGGGCGCGACATCGATGCGATAGCCCGCGCACTTTTGGATACAATTGCATAA
- a CDS encoding PLP-dependent transferase encodes MRFEEFTTRFVQQTGKKEGAISPVMVNSASFGYGNSETGEGIFDGSVKKPLYARVGNPTSAQLEQILASMDGGIGAIAASSGMGATAMATLSLLRAGDEIISVGGLFGGTYSYFSETLTRFGIKTRFFDVDAFEAIDEAVNTATKIIFLESVGNPNMRLPDIARIAHIAECHGVALIVDNTITPLSVSPLALGADIVVYSTTKIITGNASALGGAVVFRAISEGNDKFKTPRYRDVEPFIQKMGAMALVANAKKRALRDFGMSANGFGSYLTMLGLETLPLRLDRIVSSVEKVAGALDAKGLKINHPSLAHHPHHERYKTQFANGCGTLLTVDLGSKEAAFEFLNRSKLITITANIGDSRTLGLHMGSTIYRDFDEPTREFLGITPGLVRISIGLESPEAIIDDFIRSANF; translated from the coding sequence ATGCGTTTTGAAGAATTTACGACCCGGTTTGTTCAACAGACAGGGAAAAAAGAGGGAGCCATCAGCCCCGTTATGGTCAATTCCGCGTCGTTCGGATACGGCAACAGTGAGACCGGGGAAGGGATATTCGACGGATCGGTCAAAAAACCTCTGTATGCGAGGGTCGGAAATCCGACGTCTGCCCAGCTCGAGCAGATTCTGGCGTCGATGGACGGAGGGATCGGGGCGATAGCCGCATCTTCGGGCATGGGGGCAACCGCGATGGCGACCCTGAGTCTACTGCGCGCGGGAGATGAAATCATCAGCGTCGGCGGACTTTTCGGCGGCACATATTCGTATTTTTCCGAGACGTTGACGCGTTTCGGGATCAAAACCCGCTTTTTTGACGTGGATGCGTTCGAAGCGATCGACGAAGCGGTGAATACGGCGACCAAGATCATTTTTCTCGAAAGCGTGGGGAACCCCAACATGCGCCTTCCCGACATCGCCCGCATCGCTCATATCGCGGAGTGTCACGGCGTTGCGCTGATCGTCGACAATACGATCACCCCGCTTAGCGTCTCTCCTTTGGCCCTCGGGGCCGACATCGTCGTTTATTCGACGACGAAAATCATTACGGGTAACGCTTCGGCGCTCGGCGGGGCGGTGGTTTTCCGTGCGATTTCGGAAGGCAACGACAAGTTCAAGACGCCCCGTTACCGTGACGTTGAACCTTTCATCCAAAAAATGGGGGCTATGGCCCTTGTGGCCAATGCCAAAAAGCGGGCTCTCCGTGATTTCGGGATGAGCGCGAACGGTTTCGGGAGCTATCTGACGATGCTGGGGCTCGAGACGCTGCCGCTGCGTCTGGACCGAATCGTTTCATCGGTCGAAAAAGTGGCCGGGGCGCTCGATGCCAAAGGATTGAAAATCAACCACCCTTCGCTGGCGCATCATCCGCACCATGAACGTTACAAGACGCAGTTCGCCAACGGGTGCGGGACGCTGCTCACCGTCGATCTGGGGAGCAAAGAAGCGGCGTTCGAGTTCCTGAACCGTTCGAAATTGATTACCATCACCGCCAATATCGGGGACAGCCGAACGCTGGGATTGCATATGGGATCGACGATTTACCGTGATTTTGACGAACCGACGCGTGAGTTTTTGGGGATTACCCCGGGACTTGTACGTATTTCGATCGGTCTTGAAAGTCCTGAAGCGATTATCGACGATTTCATTCGTTCGGCAAATTTCTAA
- a CDS encoding ATP-dependent Clp protease adaptor ClpS, translated as MALKHELENETTLTHPKQYKVFLLNDDYTSMDFVVDILIRVFRKNFHEAHAIMMEVHQKGRGLCGVYPYEIAEMKVYQVGVAARENGFPLKAILEEA; from the coding sequence ATGGCGCTGAAACATGAGTTGGAAAACGAAACGACGCTCACCCATCCCAAACAGTACAAGGTCTTTTTGCTGAACGACGATTATACGTCGATGGATTTTGTCGTCGATATTTTGATCCGTGTTTTTCGCAAAAACTTTCACGAAGCCCATGCGATCATGATGGAAGTTCATCAGAAAGGGCGCGGTCTGTGCGGCGTCTATCCGTATGAAATCGCCGAGATGAAAGTCTATCAGGTCGGTGTGGCGGCGCGTGAAAACGGTTTCCCCCTAAAAGCGATACTCGAGGAGGCGTAA
- the clpA gene encoding ATP-dependent Clp protease ATP-binding subunit ClpA has protein sequence MVSSELNAIFQKALAFAKHQRHEYLTIEHVMLALLNSSEGETVIRECGGDVENMKEALGTYLIRMIEPLPDDVNQEPFETVALARMVEGMMHHVRSAQKEYADVGDLLAAIFEENHTYACILLHEQGIERVDVLEAISHRNIGNEPSANDGIEGALAQYALNLIALAKEGKIDPVIGRVNEIERSIQTLCRRKKNNPLLIGEPGVGKTAIAEGLALRIVAGEVPDILADAEIFALDLGAMLAGTKYRGDFEKRLKAVMDEVQEHPNAILFIDEIHTIVGAGAVGGGSMDASNQLKPALASGRIKCMGATTHAEYRNVFEKDRALSRRFARIDVGEPSMEESFLILKGLRGRYEQHHRVKYTDKALRSAVELSKKYITDRFLPDVAIDLIDEAGASFHLAKHKRRTITPHDIETVISKMTGVPVSKMGEDVREKLSGLEAELKSSVIGQDHAVTLVVKSIKRSYAGLSAPNKPIASFLFAGPTGVGKTELAKSLADKLGIYFERFDMSEYMEKHALSRLIGAPPGYVGFEQGGLLVEAVRKHPYMVLLLDEIEKAHPDLMNVLLQVMDSATLTDNTGFKANFANVVLVMTSNIGASERNVMGFNADSSISRHEALKAFFTPEFRNRLDAVVEFGALPPTVVEGIVDKFIVQLNAQLKPKKVFVEVAPAAKAYLAKTGYDKAMGARPLARIIQEKIKDPLVDEMLFGKLAGGGKVFVDYSDRLEFRFL, from the coding sequence ATGGTCAGCAGCGAGCTTAACGCGATTTTTCAAAAAGCCCTGGCGTTTGCGAAACACCAGCGTCACGAATACCTGACGATCGAACACGTTATGCTCGCACTTCTGAACTCTTCGGAAGGGGAAACCGTGATCCGCGAATGCGGCGGGGACGTCGAGAATATGAAAGAGGCATTGGGCACCTACCTGATCCGGATGATCGAACCGCTTCCCGATGACGTGAACCAGGAACCGTTCGAGACGGTCGCCCTCGCACGGATGGTGGAGGGGATGATGCATCATGTCCGCAGTGCCCAGAAAGAGTACGCCGACGTCGGGGATTTGCTGGCGGCGATTTTTGAGGAAAACCATACCTATGCGTGCATCCTCCTGCACGAACAGGGGATTGAGCGGGTGGATGTCCTCGAAGCGATATCGCATCGGAACATCGGAAACGAACCTTCCGCAAACGACGGGATCGAAGGGGCGTTGGCGCAATATGCCCTCAATCTGATTGCCTTGGCCAAAGAGGGGAAAATCGATCCGGTCATCGGACGCGTGAACGAGATCGAACGTTCGATTCAGACGTTATGCCGCCGTAAAAAGAACAATCCTCTTTTGATCGGGGAACCCGGAGTCGGGAAAACGGCGATTGCCGAAGGGCTGGCGCTGCGCATCGTGGCGGGAGAAGTTCCTGACATCCTTGCAGACGCGGAAATTTTTGCGCTTGATCTGGGGGCGATGCTGGCGGGGACGAAGTATCGGGGCGATTTCGAGAAACGGCTCAAAGCGGTCATGGACGAAGTGCAAGAACATCCCAACGCCATCTTGTTTATCGACGAAATCCATACGATTGTGGGTGCCGGAGCGGTCGGTGGCGGGAGTATGGACGCTTCCAACCAGCTCAAACCGGCCCTGGCTTCGGGCCGGATCAAATGCATGGGAGCAACGACCCATGCGGAGTACCGCAACGTCTTTGAAAAAGACCGCGCCCTGAGTCGCCGCTTTGCCCGAATCGACGTCGGAGAACCGAGCATGGAAGAAAGTTTCCTGATCCTCAAAGGATTGCGCGGGCGGTATGAACAACATCATCGCGTGAAGTACACCGATAAAGCGCTTCGCAGTGCGGTGGAACTTTCCAAAAAATACATCACCGACCGTTTTTTGCCCGATGTGGCGATCGATCTGATCGACGAGGCGGGAGCGTCGTTTCATCTGGCCAAGCACAAACGCCGTACGATCACTCCGCACGACATCGAGACGGTTATTTCGAAAATGACGGGTGTCCCGGTATCGAAAATGGGTGAGGATGTCCGAGAGAAACTTTCCGGCCTCGAAGCGGAACTCAAATCATCGGTCATCGGTCAGGATCATGCCGTAACGCTGGTCGTCAAATCGATCAAGCGCTCTTATGCCGGGTTGAGTGCTCCGAACAAGCCGATCGCATCGTTTTTGTTTGCCGGACCGACGGGGGTGGGAAAAACCGAACTGGCCAAATCCCTGGCCGATAAACTCGGGATTTATTTTGAACGGTTCGATATGTCCGAGTACATGGAAAAACATGCGCTCAGCCGCCTCATCGGAGCCCCTCCTGGGTATGTGGGATTCGAGCAGGGAGGATTGCTGGTCGAAGCGGTGCGCAAACACCCTTACATGGTGCTCTTGCTTGATGAAATCGAAAAAGCCCACCCGGATTTGATGAACGTACTGCTGCAGGTGATGGACAGTGCCACCCTGACCGACAATACCGGTTTTAAAGCCAATTTTGCCAATGTGGTGTTGGTCATGACCTCCAACATCGGCGCGAGCGAGCGCAACGTGATGGGGTTCAATGCCGACAGCTCGATCTCCAGACACGAGGCACTCAAAGCCTTTTTTACCCCGGAGTTTCGAAATCGTCTGGACGCCGTCGTCGAATTCGGTGCCCTTCCGCCGACGGTTGTCGAGGGGATCGTGGACAAATTCATCGTGCAGCTCAATGCCCAGCTCAAACCGAAAAAAGTTTTCGTCGAGGTCGCACCCGCCGCAAAAGCCTATCTGGCGAAAACGGGTTACGACAAAGCAATGGGCGCGCGGCCTTTGGCCCGGATTATTCAGGAAAAAATCAAAGACCCGCTGGTGGATGAGATGCTGTTCGGAAAATTGGCTGGTGGCGGAAAAGTTTTTGTGGACTATTCCGACCGACTGGAGTTCCGGTTCCTCTGA
- the aat gene encoding leucyl/phenylalanyl-tRNA--protein transferase, translated as MIPKLPHHLAFPDPRSASEEGIVAFGGDLSPSRLMMAYRMGIFPWYTAGDPILWWSPDPRLILVPDEFKLHRSLRKKLHSFDIRFDTAFSEVIRECARIPRKRQKGSWIVPEMVDAYEELFALGYAHSVEAYREGELVGGLYGVLVGKVFCGESMFAKVSDASKAALATLIAKTEEWGIDFIDCQVPTEHLKSLGAREVSREEFLKRLDGAKTA; from the coding sequence ATGATCCCCAAGCTTCCCCATCATCTTGCTTTCCCCGATCCCCGAAGCGCTTCGGAAGAGGGTATCGTCGCTTTTGGCGGCGATCTCTCGCCCTCACGGCTCATGATGGCGTACCGGATGGGGATATTTCCCTGGTATACTGCGGGAGACCCGATTCTATGGTGGTCGCCCGATCCAAGGTTGATTCTCGTACCGGACGAATTCAAACTGCATCGTTCCCTGCGCAAAAAACTGCACTCCTTCGACATACGTTTCGATACGGCCTTTTCTGAAGTGATTCGCGAATGCGCACGAATTCCTAGAAAACGGCAAAAAGGGAGTTGGATCGTTCCCGAAATGGTCGACGCTTATGAAGAGCTTTTCGCACTCGGATATGCCCACAGTGTAGAGGCCTATCGCGAGGGGGAACTCGTCGGCGGGCTTTATGGCGTATTGGTGGGGAAAGTGTTTTGCGGCGAATCGATGTTTGCAAAGGTGAGCGATGCTTCCAAAGCGGCGCTTGCAACATTGATCGCGAAAACCGAAGAATGGGGGATCGATTTTATCGACTGTCAGGTCCCGACCGAACATCTTAAAAGCCTCGGTGCGCGGGAAGTGTCGCGCGAAGAGTTTTTAAAGCGGTTGGATGGGGCAAAAACGGCATAA
- a CDS encoding DUF3015 family protein → MKKIIISIAAVAALSTAGFATVNNQTGCGLGSQIIKDDSSALMLALQATTNTTLGNQTFGITSGTSGCKRARLVLNERAAEFVASNMDQLSREIAIGQGESVDTLAELLNVEDKAAFAATLQANYNAIYTSEKADMASVMDNVATIAG, encoded by the coding sequence ATGAAAAAGATCATTATTTCGATCGCTGCGGTTGCGGCGCTGAGTACGGCTGGCTTTGCAACGGTGAACAATCAGACGGGATGCGGCCTTGGATCGCAGATTATCAAAGACGACAGCTCGGCATTGATGTTGGCGCTTCAGGCGACTACCAACACGACACTGGGGAATCAGACGTTCGGGATTACATCGGGAACGTCGGGCTGTAAGCGTGCTAGACTGGTACTGAACGAACGTGCGGCCGAGTTCGTCGCGTCGAATATGGATCAGCTTTCCCGCGAGATCGCGATCGGTCAGGGTGAGAGCGTCGACACGCTGGCGGAATTGCTCAACGTTGAAGACAAAGCGGCATTTGCCGCAACTTTGCAGGCGAATTACAACGCCATTTACACAAGCGAAAAAGCCGATATGGCATCCGTGATGGATAACGTCGCGACGATCGCCGGCTAA
- a CDS encoding DUF4105 domain-containing protein yields the protein MPLLVFLCAMSLAVWGTPTDKLIALSRDMNLSDTRYWHLLMHAPYQESEIDDPAFFLSPMGKNDPRAELEATIRRLNDDVNRSDESPFCRFPARRAWLEKELHVSFGRGECREYETLLEKLDPQKVTLVFPSAHINSPASMFGHTFLRIDSSMESKLMSYAINYAAHTQDTNGLLFAYKGLFGGYYGYYSMLPYYEKLKEYRDTETRDVWEYDLNLTRDEVMAMVRHIWELQRINSWYYFFDENCSYHMLWLTEVARPSVRLREHFFYYVIPPETVRAFEAEGLVEARHYRPSKRTKLLEYERRLCAEGISAVHALQEGKMEPGDLETSGMSIQERRYVLEAAAELVEYRYIEGKIPKEVYAKRYHALLSQRALLGKGEPLVVDEKANPDTSHNAARIRLAKGWGDERSPVLIGWRPAFHDLEEDDTGHLAGAQIEFLDTLLGVEDSKVTLEKFTLLSLASIAPVSRFFKPFSWRMKSGWDREYGGDRLSFVTRVGAGAALGEDRLYGYLLSEPEVRLGFDTDAGIGLCVGGGITWTGRMKTSFEAARIGYIEAPWKTKISFSHLWQWGSGGNLFAAYEIHDQHTREERIRFGTNLYF from the coding sequence TTGCCTCTTCTCGTATTTTTGTGTGCGATGAGTTTGGCGGTCTGGGGAACGCCGACCGATAAACTCATCGCACTCTCCCGTGATATGAATCTTTCCGATACCCGATACTGGCATCTGCTCATGCATGCCCCGTACCAGGAAAGCGAGATCGACGACCCGGCGTTTTTTCTTTCGCCAATGGGGAAAAACGATCCCCGCGCCGAGCTTGAAGCAACGATCCGCCGTCTCAACGACGACGTGAACCGTAGCGATGAAAGCCCTTTTTGCCGATTCCCCGCCCGGAGGGCGTGGCTGGAGAAAGAGCTACACGTCTCCTTCGGCCGGGGGGAATGCCGTGAATACGAAACGCTGCTTGAAAAACTGGATCCCCAAAAGGTAACCCTCGTCTTTCCGAGTGCGCACATCAATTCGCCCGCGTCGATGTTCGGCCATACCTTTTTGCGGATCGATTCGTCGATGGAAAGCAAGCTGATGTCGTACGCGATCAATTATGCCGCCCATACGCAGGACACCAACGGATTGCTGTTCGCCTACAAAGGGTTGTTCGGCGGATACTACGGCTATTATTCGATGCTGCCGTATTACGAAAAACTCAAAGAGTACCGTGATACCGAGACCCGGGACGTCTGGGAATACGATCTGAACCTCACCCGCGATGAGGTCATGGCGATGGTGCGGCACATCTGGGAACTCCAGCGGATCAATTCGTGGTACTATTTTTTTGACGAAAATTGCTCGTATCATATGCTCTGGCTGACGGAAGTGGCGCGACCGAGTGTGCGGCTGCGCGAACATTTCTTTTATTACGTGATCCCTCCCGAGACCGTACGGGCGTTCGAAGCCGAGGGACTGGTGGAAGCCAGACACTACCGTCCTTCCAAACGGACGAAACTGCTCGAATACGAGCGTCGCCTTTGCGCGGAGGGGATTTCAGCGGTACACGCGCTGCAGGAAGGGAAAATGGAACCCGGCGACCTGGAAACATCGGGAATGTCGATCCAGGAACGACGTTACGTTCTCGAAGCGGCGGCCGAACTGGTCGAATACCGCTACATCGAAGGAAAAATCCCCAAAGAAGTCTATGCCAAACGCTATCATGCACTCCTCTCCCAGCGGGCTTTGCTGGGGAAAGGAGAACCCTTGGTAGTCGATGAAAAAGCCAACCCCGATACGTCACATAACGCCGCTCGCATCCGGCTGGCCAAAGGGTGGGGGGATGAACGCTCTCCCGTGCTGATCGGATGGCGGCCGGCGTTTCATGATCTTGAGGAAGACGATACGGGGCATCTGGCAGGTGCCCAGATCGAGTTTCTCGATACGCTTTTGGGGGTTGAGGACTCGAAAGTGACCCTGGAAAAGTTTACCCTCCTTTCACTCGCTTCGATCGCTCCGGTGAGCCGCTTTTTCAAACCTTTTTCCTGGCGGATGAAAAGCGGGTGGGACCGCGAGTACGGCGGAGATCGCCTCAGTTTCGTCACCCGCGTAGGTGCGGGGGCGGCGCTGGGCGAGGATCGGCTCTACGGTTATCTGTTGAGTGAACCGGAAGTGCGGCTCGGGTTTGATACGGATGCGGGGATCGGGTTGTGTGTCGGGGGAGGCATCACCTGGACGGGACGGATGAAAACATCGTTCGAAGCAGCCCGCATCGGTTACATTGAAGCCCCATGGAAGACGAAAATTTCGTTTTCGCACCTGTGGCAGTGGGGGAGCGGCGGGAATCTGTTCGCCGCCTATGAAATCCACGATCAGCATACGCGTGAAGAGCGGATACGGTTCGGGACGAACCTCTATTTTTAG
- a CDS encoding transaldolase — MYIAESRFALWADFIERTFLDEGFKDLISGGIINGATSNPAIFKSAILTSPAYKEQLSGLGELSAKEKYEALAVYDIQKAADILRPLYDAGDDGYVSIEVDPFLCEDAEGTISEGIRLHATIGRPNVMIKVPATEAGYQAMEALAARGIPVNATLIFSVSQAISCARAFERAAAKASAPADTVISVFVSRIDRAIDAILASKGVAPGLTGIMNAADIYNRVEALRVPKCRVLFASTGVKGEDMRASYYVDELLAPGSVNTAPVPTIEAYVRGGDKTMKLPLAESTIQEHMNAVATAGVSMESIIDAQIREGLEAFKIAFDEILSALE, encoded by the coding sequence ATGTACATCGCCGAATCACGTTTCGCCCTGTGGGCCGATTTTATCGAGCGGACCTTTCTGGATGAAGGGTTCAAAGATCTCATTTCGGGAGGGATTATCAACGGTGCAACGTCCAACCCCGCGATTTTCAAAAGCGCGATCTTGACCTCTCCGGCGTACAAGGAACAGCTCTCGGGGCTGGGAGAACTTTCGGCAAAAGAGAAATACGAGGCCCTGGCGGTCTATGACATTCAAAAAGCGGCCGATATCCTGCGCCCCCTCTACGATGCGGGAGACGACGGTTACGTCAGTATCGAAGTCGATCCGTTTTTGTGTGAGGATGCGGAGGGGACGATCAGCGAAGGGATCCGGTTGCATGCGACGATCGGTCGCCCCAACGTGATGATCAAGGTACCGGCGACGGAAGCAGGTTATCAGGCTATGGAAGCACTCGCGGCGAGGGGCATTCCCGTCAACGCGACGCTGATTTTTTCGGTTTCCCAGGCGATCTCCTGCGCCCGTGCGTTTGAACGTGCGGCGGCAAAAGCGTCCGCGCCGGCCGACACGGTGATCAGCGTCTTCGTCAGTCGAATCGACCGCGCGATTGACGCGATCCTCGCTTCCAAAGGGGTTGCTCCTGGGCTGACGGGGATCATGAATGCCGCAGACATCTATAACCGCGTCGAAGCGCTACGCGTCCCCAAATGCCGGGTGCTGTTTGCCAGCACGGGAGTGAAGGGAGAGGATATGCGGGCCTCGTATTACGTCGATGAACTGCTGGCTCCCGGAAGCGTCAACACTGCCCCCGTTCCGACGATCGAGGCGTACGTTCGCGGGGGCGACAAAACGATGAAGCTGCCGCTGGCGGAATCGACGATCCAAGAACACATGAATGCGGTTGCCACCGCGGGGGTATCGATGGAAAGCATCATCGACGCACAGATCCGAGAAGGGCTCGAAGCCTTCAAGATCGCATTTGACGAGATCCTAAGCGCACTGGAGTAA
- a CDS encoding PilT/PilU family type 4a pilus ATPase: MNEQIQRLHQVDVNQLNFEVLKKIRGYLRRMVEAGGSDLHVKANSVVRARINGDIVPLSGEILSKDDALIFAKELLRTRFPELVEKKELDLVYPFDENTRFRINIFFQMEGISAVFRLIPVKILTIDQLNMPEVVHSFTQIERGLVLVTGVTGSGKSTTLAAIIDEINNNRRKHIITIEDPIEFVHKDRKCIINQRSVGQDTRSFSSALRAALREDPDIILVGEMRDVETIEIALHAADTGHLVFSTLHTLDAKETVNRIISVFPHEEQNRVRMTLASVLKGVISQRLVPTVDGKRVAALEVLVRTPRIEQLIAENRDIEIPDTIAEGKELYKSQTFDQALLDLYQAGRISREEALSYATSSSDLKLKMEGLSSKVDKDKLGVDDSPKEFREEDYIGLKR, translated from the coding sequence ATGAACGAACAGATCCAACGTCTGCATCAAGTCGACGTCAACCAGCTCAATTTCGAGGTTTTGAAAAAGATCCGCGGCTACCTTCGACGGATGGTCGAAGCGGGGGGAAGCGATCTTCACGTAAAGGCCAATTCCGTCGTCCGTGCGCGGATCAACGGCGATATCGTTCCGCTTTCGGGGGAAATCCTGTCCAAAGACGACGCTCTGATTTTTGCCAAAGAACTGCTCCGTACCCGTTTCCCCGAGCTGGTCGAGAAAAAAGAGCTCGACCTGGTGTACCCGTTTGACGAAAATACCCGTTTCCGTATCAATATCTTTTTCCAGATGGAAGGGATTTCCGCCGTTTTCCGTCTGATACCGGTGAAGATCCTGACCATCGACCAGCTCAACATGCCCGAAGTCGTACACAGCTTTACCCAGATCGAACGGGGACTGGTACTGGTCACCGGGGTGACGGGGAGCGGTAAATCGACGACGCTGGCGGCGATCATCGACGAAATCAACAACAACCGCCGCAAACACATCATTACGATCGAAGATCCGATCGAGTTCGTCCACAAAGACCGTAAATGCATCATCAACCAGCGCAGCGTCGGTCAGGATACCCGGAGTTTCAGTTCGGCTTTGCGTGCCGCCTTGCGGGAAGACCCCGATATCATCCTCGTCGGCGAGATGCGTGACGTCGAAACGATCGAAATCGCGCTCCATGCCGCCGATACCGGTCATCTGGTTTTCTCGACCCTCCATACCCTCGATGCGAAAGAGACGGTGAACCGTATCATCTCGGTGTTCCCGCATGAAGAGCAAAACCGCGTGCGGATGACGCTCGCTTCGGTACTCAAAGGGGTCATTTCGCAGCGGCTCGTCCCGACGGTAGACGGAAAACGGGTTGCCGCCTTGGAAGTTTTGGTCCGCACTCCCCGGATCGAGCAGCTGATCGCGGAGAACCGCGATATCGAAATCCCCGATACGATCGCGGAAGGGAAAGAACTCTACAAATCCCAGACGTTCGACCAAGCGTTGCTTGACCTCTATCAGGCGGGACGGATCAGCCGTGAAGAGGCGCTGTCCTACGCAACGTCGTCGTCGGATCTGAAGCTCAAAATGGAAGGGCTGAGTTCCAAAGTCGACAAAGACAAACTGGGTGTCGACGATTCTCCCAAGGAGTTCCGAGAAGAAGACTACATCGGGCTCAAACGCTGA